A region from the Rosa rugosa chromosome 6, drRosRugo1.1, whole genome shotgun sequence genome encodes:
- the LOC133716024 gene encoding probable serine/threonine-protein kinase PBL7, with the protein MSWFLCSGKASTNAKKKKKQSHKPADQISSLSDQVKANSALKEGSKSSGSDHIAAHTFTFRELAAATKNFRADCFVGEGGFGQVYRGHLESSNQEVAIKKLDSNGLQGNREFLVEVLMLSLLHHPNLVNLIGYCADGDQRLLVYEYMPLGSLEDHLHDLPPDKKQLDWNTRMKIAAGAAKGLEYLHDKANPPVIYRDLKCSNILLDEGYHPKLSDFGLAKLGPVGDNTHVSTRVMGTYGYCAPEYAMTGQLTLKSDVYSFGVVLLEIITGRKAIDNSRAAGEHNLVAWARPLFRDRRKFSQIADPLLQGQYPMRGMYQALAVAAMCVQEQPNMRPVIADVVTALNYLASQKYDPQVLRVQNSRTGSSASSTPRSRREF; encoded by the exons ATCAAGTGAAGGCAAATTCAGCATTAAAGGAAGGGTCTAAAAGTAGCGGCTCTGATCACATTGCAGCACATACATTTACATTTCGCGAATTGGCAGCTGCAACAAAGAATTTTAGAGCAGATTGTTTTGTGGGTGAAGGAGGTTTTGGTCAAGTATATAGAGGGCACCTGGAGAGTTCTAATCAG GAAGTGGCTATCAAGAAACTTGATTCTAATGGACTTCAAGGGAACAGAGAATTCCTTGTCGAAGTATTAATGCTAAGCCTACTTCACCACCCGAATCTTGTCAACTTAATAGGCTACTGTGCTGATGGGGATCAGAGGCTTTTAGTATACGAGTACATGCCATTGGGATCCTTAGAAGACCATTTACATG ATCTACCACCAGATAAAAAACAACTCGACTGGAATACCCGAATGAAAATAGCTGCTGGTGCTGCCAAGGGCTTGGAGTATTTGCACGACAAAGCTAACCCTCCTGTTATTTATCGTGATCTTAAGTGCTCAAACATTCTACTTGATGAAGGTTACCATCCCAAGCTATCTGATTTTGGCTTGGCAAAGTTAGGTCCTGTAGGAGATAATACTCATGTTTCCACTAGGGTAATGGGAACCTATGGATATTGTGCCCCTGAGTATGCAATGACTGGTCAGCTCACATTGAAATCAGATGTATATAGCTTCGGGGTTGTTCTTTTGGAAATTATCACTGGAAGAAAGGCAATTGACAATTCAAGGGCTGCTGGGGAACACAATTTGGTTGCATGG GCCCGACCCTTATTTAGAGACCGTAGGAAATTTTCACAGATTGCTGATCCATTGCTCCAAGGACAATATCCGATGAGGGGAATGTATCAAGCTCTTGCGGTTGCTGCAATGTGTGTCCAAGAACAGCCTAATATGCGACCTGTCATAGCGGATGTAGTCACAGCCCTTAATTATCTTGCTTCCCAAAAGTATGACCCTCAAGTGCTTCGAGTCCAGAACTCTCGCACAGGCTCGTCAGCCTCGTCTACTCCTAGATCAAGAAGGGAATTCTGA